The Streptomyces sp. B3I8 nucleotide sequence GCCTGCGCAGCGCCGCCGGCCTCCTCGCCGTGTCCCTGCTCGCCGCCGGCTGCGGGCTGTCGGACGAACTGGACCGGGAGAGCGACCCCGGCCGTCGCCCGGACACGACCCCGGCGACGACCCCGGCGGTGCCTTCCATGACCGTCCCCGCCCCGGTCCGGACCGGCGCACTCCCGGGGGAACCGACCCGCCCCGCCGCGCCCGGTACGACCTCCTGCCCCGCCTCCGGAGTACGCGCCGAGCCCGGGCCGGTCGACGCGGCCATGGGTCTGCGCGCGATGACGGTACGGCTCACCAACTGCGGCAAGGAGATCTACCAGCTCGGCGGATACCCCGTCCTCACCGTGCTCGACGAGGACCGCGAACCCCTCGACGTCCAGGTGCTGAAGGGTCCGGGGAAGATCACCACCCTGGACGACCCCGGCCCGCACCCGGTGTCCCTGGCCCGCGGCGAGAGCGCCACCACCTCGCTGGTGT carries:
- a CDS encoding DUF4232 domain-containing protein; amino-acid sequence: MTAHRRLRSAAGLLAVSLLAAGCGLSDELDRESDPGRRPDTTPATTPAVPSMTVPAPVRTGALPGEPTRPAAPGTTSCPASGVRAEPGPVDAAMGLRAMTVRLTNCGKEIYQLGGYPVLTVLDEDREPLDVQVLKGPGKITTLDDPGPHPVSLARGESATTSLVWRNTVTDPTTTAVNAPFLRITPVEGGPTTVLTVDGGLDLGNTGRLGTTAWKKAG